The proteins below come from a single Anaerolineales bacterium genomic window:
- a CDS encoding ferritin: protein MLISKTLNQAMDTQIGSELGASNQYLIIASYFDNESLPELAGFFFRQSDEERMHAMKFVRYILDANGRVEIPSIPAPPTEIQSAEAAAKMALDWEVEVTKQINNLMDLAIKENDHIAQDFLRWFVTEQLEEVSTMDELLSVIRRAGEKQLLLVEDFLVRKGDPHASEEAA from the coding sequence ATGTTAATCAGTAAAACATTAAATCAAGCCATGGACACACAAATCGGCAGCGAGTTGGGCGCCTCCAACCAGTATTTGATCATCGCCTCGTATTTCGATAACGAGTCGCTGCCCGAGTTGGCCGGTTTCTTTTTCCGCCAATCGGATGAGGAGCGCATGCATGCGATGAAGTTCGTGCGTTACATCCTGGACGCAAACGGCCGCGTCGAGATTCCTTCGATCCCAGCACCCCCGACTGAGATCCAATCCGCTGAGGCGGCCGCTAAAATGGCGCTCGATTGGGAAGTGGAAGTCACAAAGCAGATCAACAACCTGATGGATTTGGCCATCAAGGAGAACGATCACATCGCTCAGGATTTCCTGCGCTGGTTCGTGACGGAACAATTGGAGGAAGTGTCCACCATGGATGAATTGCTTTCGGTCATCCGCAGAGCAGGGGAAAAGCAGCTGCTGCTGGTCGAGGATTTTTTGGTCCGAAAGGGAGACCCGCACGCAAGCGAAGAGGCGGCGTGA
- a CDS encoding radical SAM protein, which produces MTSFTTIDYHVTSRCNQECPYCWGPQDFENEVDTDNAIAIVKKIHSFGARRIVYTGGDPLLRTDIGVLIRYAKQLGLEVALSTTGDELDYGFLRGYGRWIDLISLPIDGPSEEISSRTKKPGHFRTILRDLDLLEQFPTIDVKVATPVTSCNLDSIPATVDLLDGYAGRMQNRLFYNVFQAFPRSMAECDWEGLLVDDEAFSKLRQTVESSPHRFQINWLDHDTLDRLYVMVFPDGTLSVPSGADYLNYRPFLMVDDLDALLGRTDFDAPKHQRHSRGWNKSAAESN; this is translated from the coding sequence ATGACTTCTTTTACGACGATCGACTACCACGTAACCTCACGCTGCAATCAAGAATGCCCATATTGCTGGGGTCCCCAGGATTTCGAAAACGAAGTTGATACCGACAATGCCATCGCCATCGTTAAAAAAATCCATTCCTTTGGAGCACGACGGATCGTCTACACAGGCGGCGATCCGCTCTTGCGAACGGATATCGGCGTATTGATCCGATACGCCAAACAACTCGGATTGGAAGTCGCCCTCTCGACGACGGGGGACGAATTGGATTACGGCTTCCTGCGAGGCTACGGCCGATGGATCGATTTGATCTCACTCCCTATCGACGGACCTTCGGAGGAGATTTCCAGCCGCACGAAAAAACCGGGGCACTTCCGGACGATCCTGCGAGATCTGGACCTGCTTGAGCAGTTTCCAACGATCGATGTTAAAGTCGCCACTCCTGTGACAAGCTGTAACCTGGATTCCATCCCCGCCACCGTCGATTTGCTCGACGGCTACGCCGGGCGCATGCAAAATCGACTCTTCTACAACGTGTTCCAGGCCTTCCCTCGCTCCATGGCGGAATGCGATTGGGAAGGACTCCTCGTCGACGACGAGGCATTCTCGAAGCTGCGTCAAACTGTCGAAAGCAGCCCCCATCGTTTCCAGATTAACTGGCTCGATCACGACACACTCGACCGTCTCTACGTCATGGTTTTCCCGGACGGAACGCTCAGTGTACCCTCCGGCGCGGATTATCTGAACTACAGACCTTTTTTGATGGTCGATGACCTCGATGCGCTGCTCGGCCGGACTGACTTCGACGCCCCCAAACACCAGCGCCATTCCCGCGGCTGGAATAAATCGGCAGCCGAATCAAACTAG